Proteins co-encoded in one Thermosinus carboxydivorans Nor1 genomic window:
- a CDS encoding phage tail protein has product MDIKPLPQTPILSQGVDKTTRNAFSDVHTRLNQLIQLMVPLTDVITAAAWQPNKTYAVGDICYSPNAPSYTRMECVVAGRSGTTEPTWPTVGNMVVDGTVTWIVDDVRDGTPVGRIVAEISPICRPGYLKANGALVSRAAYPRLWAYVQARGLVVPDTVWPANYWGCFSTGDGSTTFRLPDLRGEFIRGGDDGRGVDGGRAFGSWQADGIKSHNHPYQSQPYLFVESFDGGDVIAERTSTAKWVTHYTSNFGGPETRPRNIALLYCIKY; this is encoded by the coding sequence ATGGACATTAAGCCATTGCCGCAGACGCCAATATTATCTCAGGGTGTTGACAAAACAACTCGCAATGCGTTTAGCGATGTTCATACTAGGTTAAACCAACTTATACAACTAATGGTTCCTTTAACAGATGTAATTACAGCCGCGGCTTGGCAACCCAACAAAACTTATGCCGTCGGCGATATTTGCTACAGTCCCAATGCGCCCAGCTACACCCGCATGGAGTGTGTTGTGGCAGGCAGAAGCGGCACGACTGAGCCTACCTGGCCAACGGTAGGGAATATGGTGGTTGATGGGACGGTGACGTGGATTGTGGATGATGTAAGAGACGGTACACCTGTCGGCAGGATTGTTGCTGAGATTTCTCCCATTTGTCGTCCTGGCTACCTCAAAGCAAACGGTGCTTTGGTTTCACGCGCCGCATATCCGCGTCTATGGGCGTATGTTCAAGCTCGTGGGTTAGTAGTACCAGATACAGTATGGCCAGCAAACTATTGGGGTTGTTTTTCTACTGGTGATGGTTCTACGACATTTCGTCTTCCAGATTTACGCGGTGAATTCATCCGTGGCGGGGATGATGGACGCGGTGTAGATGGCGGGCGTGCTTTTGGTAGTTGGCAGGCTGATGGGATTAAAAGTCACAATCATCCATATCAAAGTCAGCCATATTTATTTGTTGAGTCATTTGATGGTGGAGATGTAATAGCAGAAAGAACTTCTACTGCAAAGTGGGTAACGCATTATACTTCTAATTTTGGAGGCCCCGAAACTCGCCCCCGCAACATAGCGCTTTTATACTGCATAAAATACTAG